In Paenibacillus stellifer, the DNA window GCGTACGGGCCGCCGCTCCGCATGCTGGAGGCCGTATCATTCGCCGAGGAGGAAGGCAGCCGCTTCCCGCTGACCTTCTGGGGCTCGGGGAATGTGACCGGCCTGTATGAAGAAGGCAGCGGCGCTGACGACTGCCGTGACGGCGAAGGCACGACGCTGCGGGAAGCGATGGACCGCTGCGGCCTGGAGAGCCGCCGGGACAGCTCGCTGCGCAGCGATGTCGCGGCTTATGTGGAGCTCCACATCGAGCAGGGCATCATGCTGGAGCGCACCGGCAAGCAGATCGGCGTCGTTGAGGCGATCGCGGGCCAGCGGCGTTTCGCCGTCACGGTCAAGGGGACGGCGAACCATGCAGGCACGACGCCGATGGGCCTGCGCAGCGACGCGCTGGCCGCTGCCGCCGAGATGGCGCTGCTGCTGGAGACCTGGGCCGTCCGGGCGGGCGACCCGCTGGTGGCGACCGTCGGACGCCTGGAGGTCGTTCCGAACACGCCGAACGTCATTCCCGGCGAGGTCAGCTTCACGCTCGACATCCGGCACAGCCGGGAGGCCGAGCTGGAGCGCTTCTGCGAGGATGTGCTGGAGGCGTTCGGCGGAGTTGCGAAGCGCCGGGGCGTCTCGGTCAGCGTAGAGCGCCGCCTGAGCGCGGTCCCCGCGCCGATGGCTCCGGAGCTTCAGAAGGAGCTGGTCTCCATCTGCGAGAGCCAGGGGAGAACATGGCGAAGCATGGTAAGCGGGGCGGGACATGACGCCCAGCTGTTCGCACCGCGCTGCCGTACGGCGATGATCTTCGTGCCGAGCCGGGCCGGCATCAGCCATTCCCCGGACGAATATACGTCGCCGGAGGAGCTGGCCGCCGGACTGGAAGTGCTGATAGCGCTGCTGTACAAACTGGGATACGAGGAAACGGATGAAGCTATAGACGCACCGAACAACATGAAGGAGAGATGGGCATGAAGCGGTTTGAAGATTTGTCGCCGTCGCTGCGGTGCATCATGACGCCCGGACCGGTGGAGGTGGACCCGCGCGTGCTGCGCGCGATGTCTTTTCCGGTGCTGGGACAATTTGATCCCGAGTTTACGAATATTATGAATGAGACGATGGGGATGCTGCGGGAGCTGTTCGCCACAGGCAACCAGTGGGCCTACCCGGTGGACGGAACATCCCGTTCAGGCATCGAGGCGACCATGGTCAGCCTGATTGCGCCCGGAGACCGGGTGCTGATTCCGATATACGGGCGCTTCGGCCATCTGCTGCATGAAATCGCCGAGCGCTGCGGAGCCGAGGTGTATACGATCGAAAAGCCATGGGGCAGCGTATTCGCGCCGGAGGAAATCATCGCGGAGATGCGCAAGGTGAAGCCGCAGGTCGTCGCCATGGTGCATGGCGAAACCTCGACCGGACGTCTGCAGCCGCTGGAGGGGATCGGAGAGGCCTGCCGTGAGATGGACGCTCTGTTGATCGTCGACGCGGTGGCGACCATCGGCGGCGTGCCCGTCGAGACGGATGCCTGGAAGCTGGACGCCGTCATTGGCGGAACGCAGAAATGCCTGTCTGTACCGTCCGGCATGTCGCCGATTACCTACAACGAGCGGGCCGAAGCGAAGGTGCTCTCCCGCAAGCAGGTGGAGCGCGGCCTGCGGACGGATGACTCGAAGCTCGGCGGCATGTCGCCGGTGCGGAGCAATTATTTTGACCTCGGCATGCTTCAGGATTATTGGAGCCCGCTGCGCCTCAATCATCATACCGAAATGACTTCCATGCTCTATGCGCTTCGCGAGGGGCTGCGGCTTGTACTGGAGGAAGGGCTGGAGGCCCGCTTCGCCCGGCATCTGCTGCATGAGCAGGCGCTGGTAGCGGGTCTTGAGGCAATGGAGATGAAGCTGTACGGCAATCCGGATTGCAAAATGCCGATGGTCACCTGTGTGACCATTCCGGAAGGCGTGGACGGCGAAGCCGTCCGCTCGATGCTGCTGGACGATTTCGGCATTGAAATCGCGAGCTCCTTCGGCCCGTTGAAGGGGCAGATCTGGAGAATCGGCACGATGGGCTTCAGCTGCCGCAAGAATAATGTGCTGCGGGTGCTTGGAGGACTTGAAGCCGCGCTGCTGCGGCAGGGCTGCAAGCTGCCTGCGGGACTTGCGCTCCAGGCCGCGCTTGATGTCTACGAGCAGGTTTAGCATAATGGAGATTATCCAAGAAGGGAGCGAAACATAATGGTGTTTACAAGAAAACCTTTGGCTGATTGCATTCCGGCTCTGGTGGCCACGGCCCGCGGCGATTTGGCGGCTACGCTGGTCATTACGGGCGGCAAGCTGGTCAATGTCGTGTCCGGAGAAATTCTGGACGGCATGTCCGTTGGCATTCAGGAAGGACGCATCGCCTATGTCGGCAAGGATGTCTCGCATCTGATCGGCGAGCATACCAAAATAATCGACGCAGCGGGAAAATATATCGCTCCCGGACTGCTCGACGGGCACTGTCATATCGAGAGCACACAGCTTACCGTGACCGAATTCGCGCACGCCGTACTGCCGCTGGGCACGACGGGCGGCTTCTTCGACGCCCATGAGATTGCCAATGTCTTTGGCCTCAAAGGCATTAAACTGATGCTGGAGGAGATGCGGCAGACGCCGCTCGCGGCCTATATGCAGGTTGCGTCCTGCGTGCCTTCGGCAGGGCCGGAATTTGAGACAACTGGCGCCTCCATCGGCCCCAAGGAAGTTGCCGAGGCGTTCACCTGGGGCGACGACGTGATTGCGCTTGGCGAAGTGATGAACTTCCCGGGCGTCGTCTACGGCGACGAGAAGATGATCGGCGAGATCCAGGCTACGCTGCGCGCTGGCAAATACGCAGACGGCCATTTCACATGGCCATCTGACGACTGGCGGCTGCCTGTCTATGCGGCAGCCGGCATTACCGGCGATCATGAGTGTGTGACCGCCGAGGATGTGATCGAGCGCGTACGGCTCGGCATGTACGCGAAGATGCGCCGCGGCTCGGCCTGGCATGATGTCGCCAAGACGATTACGGCGCATACCGAGTACGGCATCGATACCCGCCGGATGATGCTCGTCACCGACGACCGCAGCTCGGAGTCGCTGCGGGATGAGGGCCATATGGATTTCGTCGTCCGTCATGCTATCGCTCAAGGCGTCAAGCCGGTGACCGCCTTCCAGATGGCGACGATCAACACGGCCGAGCGCTTCGGCGTCGCCCGCGATATCGGCTCGATTACACCGGGCAACCTCGCCGACATTATCCTGCTGGACGGCAATCTGGCCGATGTGAACGTCGTGATGACGATTGCCGCCGGATCGGTCGTCGCCGAGAACGGCGTAATGACCGCGGAGCTTGCGCCGTATGCCTATCCTCCCGAGGTGCTGGCTTCGGTTCATCTGCCGAAGCGGCCAACGGCGGAGGACTTCGTCATTCCGGCTCCGGTGGAATCGGGCTCCGTCCAGACCCGTGTCATCAAGGTGCTTGAGAATCACGTCGAGACGATGGAGCGGATTCTGACCCTGCCTGTTGAGAACGGCAAGCTTCAAGTGCGTGACGGCCTCTGCAAAATCGCCGTCCTGGAACGGCACAAAGGCACGGGCAACAAGTCGGTCGGCGTCGTCGACGGCGTCGGCTTCCTGGAGCCTGCCGCTATCGCCATGACCGTTGCCCACGACAGCCACAACATCCTCGTCATCGGCAGCGATGACGAGATGATGGCTCTCGCCGCGAACGCGGTCGCCGACGCGCAGGGCGGAGTCGCCGTGATCACCGGCTCCGGCACGACGCTGTTCCCGCTCGCAATCGCGGGACTGATGTCCGCAGAGCCGTTTGAAGTTGCCGCCGCCCAGTCGGCTGCCGTCAGCAAGGCTCTGTACGATGCGGGCTGTACGCTGAACTATGCGTTCATGACGCTGTCGCTGCTGGCGCTGGCCGTCATTCCGACGCTTCGCCTGTCCGATAAAGGACTGGTGCGAATCACACCGGAGGATGGCATCCAGCTCGTTTCACTCTTCTCTGAAGAGGGAGTTAATGCCTCCATCTGAACAGGCATTTCACTGTAAAACCAAACCATTGCCGATCTTAAACGCCGTCCCCTGCGGGACGGCGTTTCTTTGGCTTCAAGTCTCTATTTTTCCAACATATGGATAACTACTAATCATTGTCATACGAAAGTTTGAAGTTTAAATGAAATTTTAGCATTTTTGGGGTAAAATCATTAACCAATAATGAGCGGGTTGAAACATTTCTGCTAGAAAAATGCTAAACTAATATTAATTTCAGGCAGCCCAAGGACGATATAACTGTTAAAGGTTAATCATAGATTTTAATAATCCAAAAGATATGCTATAACCATACAGCCTAACATCATTTTTGCAGGATGGGGGAATAAGTGATGATCAGATTGGAAACGAACGATATCGTGAGCATCGCCAAGAAGCAGATTGCGAGCATTTTCAAGATGGAGCCGCTTGAGCTGAGATTTGTCAATGATTTTCAAGGAGAGAAGAACCTCCTGGTTGACGACAAGCTTCATCTGACCAATCGGCACTACTGGGCGAAGGTGATGGATTGTGTGTTCGAGAATCAGGTCAGACCGGTATTGATGTGCGAAGTGCTGTACTTCCTGCGCAATGAGTACCTGGAGAGTGAAATCGACCTGAAGTTCTCCTTCGACTTCTCCTCTAGCGATCATGTGGAAGCCGCTGCGGTTGCGGAAGTGAATTTCAACGACCAGACGGAGCTTGGTCCGAATGAAATCGCCGAACTGATCGACTTCGCGCTGGCTCTTCAGGATAAGCAGTGGTTCGAAGAACTGACCAAGAAATACAAAGAACTGACCGCGTGACAGACGCTGGTTATGCAACCATAGGACGACGGGCTCTCTCGTTTGGAAAAGCCGCCATGCTGTGGGCAATCGCTGATTGCCTTATAGCTGGCGGTTTTTTTGTCCGATTGGAGGAACTTCCATCGCTGTCTCCACCCAAAAACGCAAAGAGATATGGACTTTGAACATCAAAGTTAGGTAAAGTAGGGGATAGCTTGATAACCATGTGGGAGGCTCATGATGAAACAAATCAACCAATTGGCTCCGCAGGATGAATTCATCGGATTTTTTCTGCTGCGGGAGCTGACGGTCAAACAGACAAACGGCAATCCGCCCAAGGATTATTTCGATATTGTGCTCTGCGATTCCACCGGCCAGCTGTCGGCCAAGTACTGGGACGTATCGCCTTCGGATAAAGAAACATTCTTTCCGATGGGACTGGTCAAGGTGCAGGGAATGGCCCATTTGTACCGGGAGAAGCTGCAGATCAAGATTACCAAAATGCGTCTCGCTGCGGACAGCGACGGCGTATCGCTGACGGATTTCATCCGCTCCGCGCCAATCCGGCCCGTCGATCTGGTCTTTGCGATCAAGCAGGCGATGAATGCGATTCAGGACGGGGAGATCCGGAAGGTCGTCGCCTACTGTGTGCAAAAGGTAGAGGAGAAGCTCATGCATTATCCGGCGGCCAAGACTCATCACCACGCCTATTTCGCAGGGCTTGCCTATCATATGACGCGAATGCTGGAAATCGGGGATTTTCTGTGCAAGCAGCGCCCTTTTCTGAATCCCGACCTCATTCGGGCGGGCATCATCCTTCACGATAT includes these proteins:
- a CDS encoding Zn-dependent hydrolase → MSGPKTADIRKAADEMMKLLEELAAFSTPGEGVTRLLYTPEWSEAQQFLLRRIEDSGLEAYADRVGNVYGRLAGTQSGGGVVLTGSHIDTVVSGGRYDGAYGVAASLTALQYLKAAYGPPLRMLEAVSFAEEEGSRFPLTFWGSGNVTGLYEEGSGADDCRDGEGTTLREAMDRCGLESRRDSSLRSDVAAYVELHIEQGIMLERTGKQIGVVEAIAGQRRFAVTVKGTANHAGTTPMGLRSDALAAAAEMALLLETWAVRAGDPLVATVGRLEVVPNTPNVIPGEVSFTLDIRHSREAELERFCEDVLEAFGGVAKRRGVSVSVERRLSAVPAPMAPELQKELVSICESQGRTWRSMVSGAGHDAQLFAPRCRTAMIFVPSRAGISHSPDEYTSPEELAAGLEVLIALLYKLGYEETDEAIDAPNNMKERWA
- a CDS encoding pyridoxal-phosphate-dependent aminotransferase family protein — its product is MKRFEDLSPSLRCIMTPGPVEVDPRVLRAMSFPVLGQFDPEFTNIMNETMGMLRELFATGNQWAYPVDGTSRSGIEATMVSLIAPGDRVLIPIYGRFGHLLHEIAERCGAEVYTIEKPWGSVFAPEEIIAEMRKVKPQVVAMVHGETSTGRLQPLEGIGEACREMDALLIVDAVATIGGVPVETDAWKLDAVIGGTQKCLSVPSGMSPITYNERAEAKVLSRKQVERGLRTDDSKLGGMSPVRSNYFDLGMLQDYWSPLRLNHHTEMTSMLYALREGLRLVLEEGLEARFARHLLHEQALVAGLEAMEMKLYGNPDCKMPMVTCVTIPEGVDGEAVRSMLLDDFGIEIASSFGPLKGQIWRIGTMGFSCRKNNVLRVLGGLEAALLRQGCKLPAGLALQAALDVYEQV
- the ade gene encoding adenine deaminase, whose product is MVFTRKPLADCIPALVATARGDLAATLVITGGKLVNVVSGEILDGMSVGIQEGRIAYVGKDVSHLIGEHTKIIDAAGKYIAPGLLDGHCHIESTQLTVTEFAHAVLPLGTTGGFFDAHEIANVFGLKGIKLMLEEMRQTPLAAYMQVASCVPSAGPEFETTGASIGPKEVAEAFTWGDDVIALGEVMNFPGVVYGDEKMIGEIQATLRAGKYADGHFTWPSDDWRLPVYAAAGITGDHECVTAEDVIERVRLGMYAKMRRGSAWHDVAKTITAHTEYGIDTRRMMLVTDDRSSESLRDEGHMDFVVRHAIAQGVKPVTAFQMATINTAERFGVARDIGSITPGNLADIILLDGNLADVNVVMTIAAGSVVAENGVMTAELAPYAYPPEVLASVHLPKRPTAEDFVIPAPVESGSVQTRVIKVLENHVETMERILTLPVENGKLQVRDGLCKIAVLERHKGTGNKSVGVVDGVGFLEPAAIAMTVAHDSHNILVIGSDDEMMALAANAVADAQGGVAVITGSGTTLFPLAIAGLMSAEPFEVAAAQSAAVSKALYDAGCTLNYAFMTLSLLALAVIPTLRLSDKGLVRITPEDGIQLVSLFSEEGVNASI
- a CDS encoding IDEAL domain-containing protein; its protein translation is MIRLETNDIVSIAKKQIASIFKMEPLELRFVNDFQGEKNLLVDDKLHLTNRHYWAKVMDCVFENQVRPVLMCEVLYFLRNEYLESEIDLKFSFDFSSSDHVEAAAVAEVNFNDQTELGPNEIAELIDFALALQDKQWFEELTKKYKELTA
- a CDS encoding 3'-5' exoribonuclease YhaM family protein, with translation MKQINQLAPQDEFIGFFLLRELTVKQTNGNPPKDYFDIVLCDSTGQLSAKYWDVSPSDKETFFPMGLVKVQGMAHLYREKLQIKITKMRLAADSDGVSLTDFIRSAPIRPVDLVFAIKQAMNAIQDGEIRKVVAYCVQKVEEKLMHYPAAKTHHHAYFAGLAYHMTRMLEIGDFLCKQRPFLNPDLIRAGIILHDIAKPEEMTAELGIVSDYSLKGKLLGHIAMAANWITEAAIMENIDLDSPKIIALQHLVLSHHNLGEWGSPVQPQTAEAVALHQIDTLDAKLQMVEDALDTTPESEEWTPFIRGLENKPIYRMKLEP